The following are encoded in a window of Nymphaea colorata isolate Beijing-Zhang1983 unplaced genomic scaffold, ASM883128v2 scaffold0629, whole genome shotgun sequence genomic DNA:
- the LOC116245304 gene encoding LOW QUALITY PROTEIN: uncharacterized protein LOC116245304 (The sequence of the model RefSeq protein was modified relative to this genomic sequence to represent the inferred CDS: inserted 2 bases in 2 codons; substituted 1 base at 1 genomic stop codon) has protein sequence MLRPTYHAAFKKYDFTDALNFKSLLNEDELIVIDTAHQFAQTHLLPRILEDYREEKFDRSVIKLMGENGLLGCTLTEYGGAGLSEVSYGLINKEIERIDSAYRSAMSVQSSLVIHPINEFATKEAKEKYLPGLIKGELVGCFGLTEPDHGSDPGSMTTRAKLDGNEYVLNGSKMWITNSPIADVFVVWAKDEXGDIRGFILEKGMKGLTANKIKGKLSLRASITGDISMDNVRVPLSNAFPTVKGLKGPFSCLNSARFGISWGVLGAAEXCFHQARKYVLXRKQFGVPLASFQLVQHKLAQMNTDIALGQQAVLQVARLKESGNLAVEMISMLKRNNCMKAIQIARDAREMMGGNGITEEYHVLRHAINLETVNTYEGTNDIHALILGRAITGIEAFTR, from the exons ATGCTGCGACCCACCTACCACGCAGCTTTCAAGAAATACGATTTCACCGATGCGCTCAACTTCAAGTCACTCCTCAACGAGGACGAACTCATCGTCATTGATACCGCCCACCAGTTCGCACAAACGCACCTACTGCCCAGGATACTCGAAGATTACAGAGAGGAAAAGTTTGATCGGTCGGTGATCAAACTCATGGGAGAGAATGGATTGCTAGGATGCACCTTGACCGAATACGGAGGAGCAGGACTATCCGAAGTTTCATACGGATTGATCAATAAGGAAATCGAGAGAATCGACAGCGCCTATAGGTCAGCCATGAGCGTGCAAAGCTCACTAGTCATCCACCCCATCAACGAGTTCGCCACCAAAGAAGCCAAGGAAAAGTATCTACCAGGATTGATCAAGGGAGAGCTTGTGGGATGCTTCGGCCTCACTGAGCCTGACCACGGATCAGACCCCGGCTCCATGACCACCAGAGCCAAGCTAGATGGCAATGAGTACGTGCTGAACGGATCCAAGATGTGGATCACCAACTCGCCGATCGCCGATGTGTTCGTGGTGTGGGCGAAGGACG AAGGAGACATCAGGGGGTTCATCCTGGAGAAGGGCATGAAGGGCCTCACTGCCaacaaaatcaaaggaaaactGTCGCTTAGAGCCTCCATCACCGGTGATATCTCCATGGACAACGTCCGTGTGCCCCTTTCCAACGCATTCCCTACAGTAAAGGGCCTCAAGGGGCCATTCTCTTGCCTCAACTCAGCCAGATTCGGCATCTCTTGGGGAGTTCTCGGAGCAGCTG TTTGCTTCCACCAGGCAAGGAAATACGTCTTATAGCGCAAGCAGTTCGGAGTTCCCCTTGCCTCCTTCCAGCTGGTCCAGCACAAGCTGGCTCAAATGAATACCGACATCGCTTTGGGTCAGCAGGCGGTGCTCCAGGTTGCCAGGCTGAAAGAGAGTGGAAATTTGGCTGTGGAGATGATATCGATGCTGAAGAGGAACAATTGCATGAAGGCCATCCAGATCGCCAGAGACGCCAGggaaatgatgggaggaaacgGCATCACAGAGGAGTATCACGTCTTGCGCCACGCCATCAATCTGGAGACAGTCAACACCTACGAGGGGACCAACGACATCCACGCTCTCATCCTCGGCAGAGCCATCACCGGAATAGAGGCATTCACGCGTTGA